In Melospiza melodia melodia isolate bMelMel2 chromosome 11, bMelMel2.pri, whole genome shotgun sequence, the following proteins share a genomic window:
- the RABGAP1L gene encoding rab GTPase-activating protein 1-like isoform X5, which yields MKNKQLFFFVLEMSLYPVFTVFTPMVESSIWSVTLQERENRRLQEASMRLEQENDDLAHELVTSKIALRNDLDQAEDKADVLNKELLVTKQKLVETEEEKRKQEEETAQLKEVFRKQLEKAESEIKKTTAIIAEYKQICSQLSTRLEKQQAASKDELEVVKGKVMACKHCSEIFSKEGALKVPAVSTDNKGIETDDEKDALKKQLREMELELAQTKLQLVEAKCKIQELEHQRGALMNEIQAAKNSWFSKTLNSIKTATGTQAPPPPQPPVPPREGST from the exons ATGAAGAataagcaactttttttttttgtattagaaATGTCTTTATATCCTGTTTTCACTGTGTTTACACCAATGGTTGAAAGCAGTATTTGGTCTGTGACTTTACAGGAG AGGGAGAACCGCAGGCTCCAAGAAGCAAGCatgaggctggagcaggagaacgATGACCTTGCCCATGAGCTTGTGACCAGCAAAATTGCCTTAAGGAATGACCTGGACCAG GCTGAAGACAAAGCAGATGTTTTGAACAAGGAACTTCTCGTGACCAAACAGAAGCTAGTGGAGACTGAGGAAGAGAAAAGGAAGCAGGAAGAGGAAACTGCTCAG CTGAAGGAAGTCTTCAGGAAGCAGCTGGAGAAGGCAGAATCTGAGATCAAGAAAACCACAGCCATTATTGCAGAGTATAAACAG ATTTGTTCCCAGCTGAGCACCAGGCTGGAGAAGCAGCAAGCAGCCAGTAAGGATGAACTGGAAGTTGTGAAG GGCAAAGTGATGGCCTGCAAACACTGCAGTGAGATTTTCAGCAAGGAGGGGGCACTGAAGGTGCCTGCTGTAAGCACGGACAACAAAGGCATCGAGACAGATGATGAGAAGGATGCACTGAAGAAGCAGCTGAGAGAGATGGAGCTGGAGCTTGCACAGACCAAACTGCAGCTCGTGGAAGCCAAGTGCAAAATTCAG GAGCTGGAGCACCAGAGAGGAGCCCTTATGAATGAAATCCAAGCTGCCAAAAACTCTTGGTTTAGCAAAACGCTGAACTCTATCAAAACGGCCACAGGCACACAggcaccgccgccgccgcagccgccgGTGCCTCCCAGAGAGGGCAGCACATAG
- the RABGAP1L gene encoding rab GTPase-activating protein 1-like isoform X6, translating into MRESQLQQEDPMDRYKRENRRLQEASMRLEQENDDLAHELVTSKIALRNDLDQAEDKADVLNKELLVTKQKLVETEEEKRKQEEETAQLKEVFRKQLEKAESEIKKTTAIIAEYKQICSQLSTRLEKQQAASKDELEVVKGKVMACKHCSEIFSKEGALKVPAVSTDNKGIETDDEKDALKKQLREMELELAQTKLQLVEAKCKIQELEHQRGALMNEIQAAKNSWFSKTLNSIKTATGTQAPPPPQPPVPPREGST; encoded by the exons ATGCGAGAgagccagctgcagcaggaggatccTATGGACAGATACAAG AGGGAGAACCGCAGGCTCCAAGAAGCAAGCatgaggctggagcaggagaacgATGACCTTGCCCATGAGCTTGTGACCAGCAAAATTGCCTTAAGGAATGACCTGGACCAG GCTGAAGACAAAGCAGATGTTTTGAACAAGGAACTTCTCGTGACCAAACAGAAGCTAGTGGAGACTGAGGAAGAGAAAAGGAAGCAGGAAGAGGAAACTGCTCAG CTGAAGGAAGTCTTCAGGAAGCAGCTGGAGAAGGCAGAATCTGAGATCAAGAAAACCACAGCCATTATTGCAGAGTATAAACAG ATTTGTTCCCAGCTGAGCACCAGGCTGGAGAAGCAGCAAGCAGCCAGTAAGGATGAACTGGAAGTTGTGAAG GGCAAAGTGATGGCCTGCAAACACTGCAGTGAGATTTTCAGCAAGGAGGGGGCACTGAAGGTGCCTGCTGTAAGCACGGACAACAAAGGCATCGAGACAGATGATGAGAAGGATGCACTGAAGAAGCAGCTGAGAGAGATGGAGCTGGAGCTTGCACAGACCAAACTGCAGCTCGTGGAAGCCAAGTGCAAAATTCAG GAGCTGGAGCACCAGAGAGGAGCCCTTATGAATGAAATCCAAGCTGCCAAAAACTCTTGGTTTAGCAAAACGCTGAACTCTATCAAAACGGCCACAGGCACACAggcaccgccgccgccgcagccgccgGTGCCTCCCAGAGAGGGCAGCACATAG
- the CACYBP gene encoding calcyclin-binding protein: MAVAREELQKDLEEVKELLTKATRKRVRDVLAAEKQKLELEIKNQPPPKPKDVTEEEKSSLGGYTVKINNYGWDQSDKFVKIYISLNGVQKLPAENVQVNFTERSFDLLVKNLNGKNYTMTFNNLLKPISVEGSSRKIKTDMILVMCKKKREEKWDCLTQVEKESKEKEKAAYDTTDPSEGLMNILKKMYAEGDDEMKRTINKAWVESREKQYKGDIPMDI; this comes from the exons ATGGCCGTGGCGCGGGAGGAG TTGCAGAAAGATTTGGAAGAGGTTAAAGAGCTGCTCACGAAAGCCACTAGGAAGCGGGTGCGTGATGTCCTTGCGGCAGAGAAACAAAAGCTGGAGCTGGAAATCAAGAATCAGCCTCCACCGAAGCCAAAAGATGTGACAGAGGAAGAAAAGTCATCACTGGGAGGGTACACAGTGAAAATAAACAATTATG GTTGGGATCAGTCAGATAAGTTTGTTAAGATTTACATCTCTTTAAATGGTGTCCAGAAGCTTCCAGCTGAGAATGTGCAGGTGAATTTCACAGAGAG GTCATTTGATCTGCTAGTGAAGAATCTGAATGGGAAGAACTACACCATGACCTTCAACAACCTCCTGAAGCCCATCTCAGTGGAAGGCAGCTCTAGAAAG ATAAAGACAGACATGATCCTTGTCATGTGTAAGAAGAAGCGGGAGGAAAAATGGGATTGTCTCACTCAAGtggaaaaagaaagcaaagagaaagA GAAGGCTGCCTATGACACCACAGATCCTAGTGAAGGGCTTATGAACATTTTAAAGAAGATGTATGCGGAAGGGGACGATGAGATGAAGCGCACCATCAATAAGGCCTGGGTTGAAAGCAGAGAAAAGCAGTACAAAGGGGACATACCAATGGATATCTGA
- the RABGAP1L gene encoding rab GTPase-activating protein 1-like isoform X4 has product MMEEVSMVVAYDAHVFGQLRDEDLLASLVAGSKPKAVVPTKKLKKYEREYQTMRESQLQQEDPMDRYKRENRRLQEASMRLEQENDDLAHELVTSKIALRNDLDQAEDKADVLNKELLVTKQKLVETEEEKRKQEEETAQLKEVFRKQLEKAESEIKKTTAIIAEYKQICSQLSTRLEKQQAASKDELEVVKGKVMACKHCSEIFSKEGALKVPAVSTDNKGIETDDEKDALKKQLREMELELAQTKLQLVEAKCKIQELEHQRGALMNEIQAAKNSWFSKTLNSIKTATGTQAPPPPQPPVPPREGST; this is encoded by the exons ATGATGGAAGAGGTCTCCATGGTGGTGGCTTACGATGCCCACGTGTTTGGGCAGCTGCGCGATGAGGACTTGCTGGCCAGCCTGGTGGCAGGCAGCAAACCCAAAGCTGTG GTGCCAACGAAAAAGCTGAAGAAATATGAGAGAGAGTACCAAACAATGCGAGAgagccagctgcagcaggaggatccTATGGACAGATACAAG AGGGAGAACCGCAGGCTCCAAGAAGCAAGCatgaggctggagcaggagaacgATGACCTTGCCCATGAGCTTGTGACCAGCAAAATTGCCTTAAGGAATGACCTGGACCAG GCTGAAGACAAAGCAGATGTTTTGAACAAGGAACTTCTCGTGACCAAACAGAAGCTAGTGGAGACTGAGGAAGAGAAAAGGAAGCAGGAAGAGGAAACTGCTCAG CTGAAGGAAGTCTTCAGGAAGCAGCTGGAGAAGGCAGAATCTGAGATCAAGAAAACCACAGCCATTATTGCAGAGTATAAACAG ATTTGTTCCCAGCTGAGCACCAGGCTGGAGAAGCAGCAAGCAGCCAGTAAGGATGAACTGGAAGTTGTGAAG GGCAAAGTGATGGCCTGCAAACACTGCAGTGAGATTTTCAGCAAGGAGGGGGCACTGAAGGTGCCTGCTGTAAGCACGGACAACAAAGGCATCGAGACAGATGATGAGAAGGATGCACTGAAGAAGCAGCTGAGAGAGATGGAGCTGGAGCTTGCACAGACCAAACTGCAGCTCGTGGAAGCCAAGTGCAAAATTCAG GAGCTGGAGCACCAGAGAGGAGCCCTTATGAATGAAATCCAAGCTGCCAAAAACTCTTGGTTTAGCAAAACGCTGAACTCTATCAAAACGGCCACAGGCACACAggcaccgccgccgccgcagccgccgGTGCCTCCCAGAGAGGGCAGCACATAG
- the MRPS14 gene encoding small ribosomal subunit protein uS14m, whose protein sequence is MAAAALCWALRAARQVLPSSCPRQVRSYYVDWRMLRDVKRRKMAYEYADERLRINAIRKNSILPKELQEVADKEIAALPRDSCPVRIRNRCVLTSRPRGVKRRWRLSRIVFRHFADHAQMSGVQRAMW, encoded by the exons ATGGCGGCGGCCGCGCTGTGCTGGGCGCTGAGGGCGGCTCGGCAG GTTCTCCCCTCGTCCTGCCCAAGGCAGGTGCGGAGCTACTATGTGGACTGGAGGATGCTGCGGGACGTCAAGAGAAGGAAGATGGCCTATGAGTACGCAGATGAGAGGCTGCGGATCAACGCCATCCGCAAGAACTCCATCCTCCCCAAGGAGCTGCAG GAAGTGGCCGACAAGGAGATCGCTGCCCTGCCGCGGGACAGCTGCCCCGTGAGGATCCGCAACCGCTGCGTGCTCACGTCCCGCCCGCGCGGCGTGAAGCGGCGCTGGAGGCTCAGCAGAATTGTTTTCCGCCACTTTGCTGACCACGCTCAGATGTCCGGTGTACAGAGAGCCATGTGGTAA